One bacterium genomic region harbors:
- a CDS encoding co-chaperone GroES: protein MKIKPLQDRILVERVEEEEMVGGIIIPDTAKEKPQKGTVIAVGPGRKDENGKLIPLELKKGDTVLFNKYAGTEIKVEGKEYLLMREDDVMALVD from the coding sequence ATGAAGATAAAGCCGCTTCAGGATAGAATCCTCGTCGAGCGCGTAGAAGAGGAAGAGATGGTCGGCGGGATAATAATCCCCGACACTGCAAAGGAAAAGCCCCAGAAGGGCACCGTCATCGCTGTTGGTCCGGGCCGGAAGGACGAGAACGGCAAGCTTATACCCTTAGAACTCAAGAAGGGCGACACCGTTCTTTTCAACAAGTATGCCGGAACTGAGATCAAGGTAGAAGGCAAGGAATATCTTCTCATGAGAGAAGACGATGTAATGGCGCTTGTGGACTAA
- the groL gene encoding chaperonin GroEL (60 kDa chaperone family; promotes refolding of misfolded polypeptides especially under stressful conditions; forms two stacked rings of heptamers to form a barrel-shaped 14mer; ends can be capped by GroES; misfolded proteins enter the barrel where they are refolded when GroES binds) — protein sequence MPSKEIRFDEDARRSILRGATILSDAVKVTLGPRGRNVVFEKKFGAPTITKDGVTVAKEIELEDKFENLGAQMVKEVASKTSDVAGDGTTTATLLAEHIYREGLKNVTAGANAMALKRGIDIAVEAVVGELKKMSKKPEGRTEIAHVASISANNDRKIGELIADAMDKVGKDGVITVEEAKSMETDLELVEGMQFDRGYLSNYFVTDTEHMTAELENAYVFLYEKKVSNAREMLPLLEKTAQTGRPLLIIAEDIEGEALATLAVNKLRGTISVCAVKAPGYGERRRAMLEDIAVLTAGRLISEDLGIKLENVQLSDLGTAKRISVDKENTTIRQGAGKREDIKSRIEQIKHQIDETKSDYDREKLQERLAKLAGGVAVINVGAATEVEMKEKKARMEDALHATRAAVEEGVVPGGGVALMRASRVLDKVRDKAKGDEKTGIDIIKKVIEMPLRQLVTNAGLDGSIVVEKVRAAEDVHFGFNVEKLEYEDLMKAGVIDPTKVVRSALQNAASIAGLLVTTECAIVEKPEKKEPMPPMPGGGYGDY from the coding sequence ATGCCATCAAAAGAGATTAGATTTGACGAAGACGCGCGCCGGTCGATACTGCGCGGCGCCACCATCCTTTCCGACGCCGTTAAGGTCACTCTAGGTCCTCGCGGCCGCAACGTTGTGTTTGAAAAAAAGTTCGGCGCACCGACCATTACAAAGGACGGGGTAACCGTTGCAAAAGAGATAGAACTCGAGGATAAGTTCGAGAACCTGGGCGCACAGATGGTCAAGGAAGTCGCATCAAAGACTTCCGACGTCGCAGGCGACGGCACAACCACGGCGACCCTCCTTGCGGAGCATATCTATCGCGAGGGTCTGAAGAACGTAACGGCAGGCGCCAATGCCATGGCCTTAAAGCGCGGCATCGACATCGCTGTAGAGGCTGTAGTCGGCGAACTCAAGAAGATGTCGAAGAAGCCCGAGGGCCGCACCGAGATAGCCCATGTCGCATCCATTTCTGCAAACAACGATCGCAAGATAGGCGAACTGATAGCGGACGCCATGGACAAGGTCGGCAAGGACGGCGTCATTACCGTAGAAGAAGCAAAATCGATGGAGACCGATCTGGAACTAGTTGAGGGCATGCAGTTCGATCGCGGATATCTCTCCAACTATTTCGTCACCGATACCGAACACATGACCGCCGAACTCGAAAACGCATACGTCTTCCTCTATGAAAAGAAAGTCTCAAACGCCCGCGAGATGCTTCCCTTGCTCGAAAAAACCGCCCAGACAGGACGTCCCCTTCTTATTATCGCCGAGGATATAGAGGGCGAGGCTCTTGCCACACTTGCCGTGAACAAGCTTCGCGGAACCATCTCCGTTTGCGCCGTGAAAGCCCCCGGTTACGGCGAGCGCCGCCGCGCCATGCTTGAGGATATAGCCGTTCTCACCGCAGGAAGGCTTATCTCCGAGGATCTCGGGATAAAGCTCGAAAACGTACAGCTTTCCGATCTCGGAACCGCAAAGCGCATAAGCGTAGATAAAGAAAACACGACCATCCGTCAGGGCGCAGGCAAGCGAGAAGACATCAAGTCCCGCATCGAGCAGATAAAGCATCAAATCGACGAAACTAAGTCCGACTATGACCGCGAGAAGCTTCAGGAACGTCTAGCAAAACTGGCAGGCGGAGTCGCAGTAATCAACGTCGGCGCCGCAACCGAAGTCGAGATGAAGGAAAAGAAGGCCCGCATGGAGGATGCTCTCCACGCGACACGCGCGGCCGTTGAGGAAGGCGTCGTTCCCGGCGGCGGAGTTGCACTGATGCGCGCGTCAAGGGTTCTCGACAAAGTCCGCGACAAGGCAAAGGGCGACGAAAAGACGGGCATCGACATCATCAAGAAGGTCATTGAGATGCCCCTTCGCCAGCTCGTTACCAATGCCGGTCTAGATGGTTCTATTGTCGTCGAGAAGGTCAGGGCTGCCGAAGACGTCCATTTCGGCTTCAACGTCGAGAAGCTCGAATACGAGGACCTTATGAAAGCGGGCGTCATTGACCCGACAAAGGTCGTGCGTTCGGCGCTCCAGAATGCCGCATCCATTGCAGGACTTCTGGTGACGACCGAGTGCGCGATTGTCGAGAAGCCCGAGAAGAAGGAGCCAATGCCACCCATGCCGGGCGGCGGATACGGCGACTATTAA